Proteins found in one Chondrinema litorale genomic segment:
- a CDS encoding glycoside hydrolase domain-containing protein, translating into MKTLLPCTLKLKVFILLIAGVNFVSCTNHENAEATHPDEDVTRYVNPNLGPIDGKWFFYSPAALPFGMAKLSPYTNSLGNVGSSLPAGYDDTHTSIEGFGHMHEFQIGGLLIMPTTGKIVTSPGSLKIPDAGYRSRFEKREEIATTGYYAVKLKDYDIEAELTATKNVGLHRYTFPASSDSHILFDIGRKQGERNSMIDASAKMISDTELEGCIETYPDYNQLHDPEKHVKMFFAARLSKAPKEVGSFNKTGYTSGNTQTDKTENGLIFTFSTVKNEEIEMQVSLSFTSTESAWLNMQKETAHINFDQARENARAAWQNVLSRVQVSGGTKEDKVKFYTGLYHAVLGRGIKDQLNGQNLINYKGTMQFSSEEMTSSELKKEKMVPQT; encoded by the coding sequence TTGAAAACACTACTACCCTGTACACTTAAATTAAAGGTATTTATACTTTTAATTGCAGGAGTAAATTTTGTATCCTGCACTAATCACGAAAATGCAGAAGCCACTCACCCAGATGAGGACGTAACAAGATATGTCAATCCGAATTTAGGCCCTATTGATGGCAAGTGGTTTTTTTACTCTCCTGCAGCATTGCCTTTCGGCATGGCTAAACTCAGTCCTTACACTAATTCTTTAGGAAATGTTGGTTCATCGCTTCCAGCCGGATATGATGATACACATACTTCTATTGAAGGTTTTGGGCACATGCACGAATTCCAAATTGGAGGTCTACTCATTATGCCAACTACTGGCAAAATAGTTACCTCACCCGGAAGTCTTAAAATACCAGATGCTGGCTACAGAAGCCGGTTTGAGAAAAGAGAAGAAATAGCCACTACAGGTTATTATGCTGTAAAGCTGAAAGACTACGATATAGAAGCCGAGCTAACTGCTACAAAAAATGTGGGTTTACACAGGTATACATTCCCAGCTTCTTCAGATTCACATATATTATTTGATATTGGTCGCAAGCAAGGTGAGCGTAATAGTATGATAGATGCCAGTGCAAAGATGATATCTGATACAGAATTAGAAGGTTGCATTGAGACGTATCCTGATTATAACCAACTACACGACCCTGAAAAACATGTAAAAATGTTTTTTGCAGCACGTTTAAGTAAAGCACCAAAAGAAGTTGGCAGTTTTAATAAGACTGGTTACACCTCTGGCAATACCCAAACAGACAAGACTGAAAACGGACTCATTTTTACTTTCTCCACTGTTAAAAACGAAGAAATAGAAATGCAGGTAAGCCTTTCATTTACAAGTACCGAAAGTGCTTGGCTCAATATGCAAAAAGAAACAGCTCATATCAATTTTGATCAGGCACGTGAAAATGCAAGAGCAGCATGGCAAAATGTACTCTCTAGAGTACAGGTTTCGGGAGGTACAAAAGAAGATAAAGTTAAATTCTACACTGGCTTGTATCATGCGGTTTTGGGAAGAGGGATAAAAGACCAACTAAATGGACAAAACCTAATAAATTATAAAGGCACTATGCAATTTTCGTCTGAAGAGATGACTAGTAGTGAGTTGAAAAAAGAAAAAATGGTGCCGCAAACCTGA